The following proteins are encoded in a genomic region of Rhinolophus ferrumequinum isolate MPI-CBG mRhiFer1 chromosome 17, mRhiFer1_v1.p, whole genome shotgun sequence:
- the LOC117037298 gene encoding UPF0600 protein C5orf51, producing the protein MAASGSSVVRRVEELGDLAQAHIQQLSEAAGEDDHFLIRASAALEKLKLLCGEDKECSRPSNLLELYTQAILDMTYFEENKLVDEDFPEDSSEKVKELIGFLSEPEILVKENNMHPKHCELLGDELLECLSWRRGALLYMYCHSLTKRREWLTRKSSLLKEYLVDGISYLLQMLNYRCPIQLNEGVSFQDLDTAKLLSEGIFSDIHLLAMMYSGEMCYWGLKHCADQQPENHEVDTGVSGASYTTHKEPLDFREVGEKILKKYVSVCEGPLKEQEWNTTNAKQILNFFQHRSN; encoded by the coding sequence ATGGCGGCCTCAGGCTCTAGTGTGGTGAGGCGAGTGGAGGAACTCGGGGACCTAGCTCAGGCCCACATACAGCAACTTAGCGAAGCCGCCGGTGAAGACGATCACTTTTTAATTCGGGCCTCTGCAGCTCTTGAAAAATTGAAACTCTTGTGTGGAGAAGACAAAGAATGTTCAAGACCATCAAATCTACTAGAACTGTACACACAGGCTATTTTGGACATGACATATTTTGAGGAGAACAAACTAGTAGATGAAGATTTTCCTGAAGATTCTTCAGAGAAAGTAAAAGAGCTGATCGGTTTTCTTTCTGAACCAGAAATTttagttaaagaaaataatatgcatCCAAAACACTGTGAATTGCTTGGGGATGAACTCCTGGAATGTCTTTCTTGGCGACGAGGAGCCCTACTTTATATGTATTGTCATTCTCTGACCAAAAGGAGAGAGTGGCTCACGAGAAAATCTAGTTTGCTTAAAGAGTACCTTGTTGATGGAATCAGTTACTTGCTACAGATGCTAAATTATCGGTGTCCTATCCAATTAAATGAAGGAGTTTCTTTCCAAGACCTAGACACAGCTAAGTTACTGAGTGAAGGAATATTTAGTGACATTCATTTGCTGGCTATGATGTACAGTGGAGAAATGTGTTACTGGGGATTGAAGCATTGTGCAGATCAACAGCCAGAAAATCATGAAGTGGATACTGGTGTTTCTGGAGCAAGCTACACTACACACAAAGAACCCTTGGATTTCCgagaagtaggagaaaaaattttgaaaaagtatgTATCTGTGTGCGAAGGACCCCTGAAAGAACAAGAATGGAATacaacaaatgcaaaacaaattttaaacttctttcaGCATCGCTCTAACTAG